The following proteins come from a genomic window of Candidatus Eisenbacteria bacterium:
- a CDS encoding acyl-CoA thioesterase yields MTKAPKRSLEHSFRVRYAETDQMGWVYHSHYLTWFEMGRTEYMRNWGVPYRQIEEMGLQLPLVKADLRLRLPARYDDPLIVRTAVALVASRQVVFSYEVLRNDLLLATGSTAHLCLNVATGRAVSFPDWLKASLSDVAGVQQREVEKSTE; encoded by the coding sequence ATGACAAAGGCCCCGAAGCGTTCGTTGGAGCATTCCTTTCGTGTTCGGTACGCCGAGACCGATCAAATGGGGTGGGTCTACCACAGCCACTACCTCACTTGGTTCGAGATGGGTCGCACCGAGTATATGAGGAACTGGGGAGTTCCTTACCGCCAGATTGAGGAGATGGGTCTGCAGCTCCCACTCGTCAAGGCTGATCTTCGGCTTAGGCTGCCCGCCCGTTATGATGATCCCCTTATCGTCAGGACAGCGGTTGCTCTTGTGGCTTCTCGGCAAGTTGTTTTCTCATATGAGGTTCTGCGTAACGATCTCTTGCTCGCCACGGGCTCCACGGCCCATTTGTGTCTGAATGTGGCGACCGGACGCGCGGTTTCTTTTCCGGATTGGCTTAAAGCTTCCTTGTCGGATGTTGCAGGTGTGCAACAACGAGAAGTAGAAAAATCTACCGAGTAA
- a CDS encoding sigma-70 family RNA polymerase sigma factor: MTESPYKERPDDDLMLDVASGVEAAMEELILRWQGPLYHFLSRMTHDPGEAEDLTQETFIRLFQSAANYKPRDRFKSWIFRIAGNLARNEIRRRRLKRILSLEALAERFTSSAGKGGGDVEALNLPAAGDPSSDLDSKEIHNALRKAMLELPDRQREVMILRRLSGFNQREVAHQLGLTEAAVEGLLWRGSAALRKKLAGLWRDIQGGGDGSR, translated from the coding sequence ATGACGGAATCCCCATACAAGGAACGGCCCGATGACGATCTCATGCTGGATGTGGCATCGGGAGTTGAGGCGGCGATGGAGGAACTCATCCTCCGTTGGCAGGGACCTCTTTACCATTTTCTATCAAGGATGACCCATGATCCGGGTGAAGCCGAAGATCTGACCCAGGAAACTTTTATCCGCCTTTTCCAATCCGCCGCAAATTATAAACCGAGGGACCGCTTCAAGAGCTGGATCTTCAGGATTGCCGGAAATCTGGCCCGCAATGAGATCCGCCGTCGCCGGCTGAAACGGATCCTTTCCTTGGAGGCTTTGGCCGAGCGGTTCACTTCATCCGCAGGGAAAGGCGGCGGTGATGTTGAGGCCCTAAACCTCCCGGCCGCCGGCGATCCGTCAAGCGACTTGGATTCGAAGGAGATCCATAACGCCTTACGGAAGGCTATGTTGGAGCTTCCCGACCGCCAGCGCGAGGTCATGATTCTGAGACGTTTGTCGGGGTTCAATCAACGCGAGGTCGCGCACCAGTTGGGATTAACGGAAGCGGCGGTCGAGGGGCTTCTATGGAGAGGCTCCGCCGCTCTTCGGAAGAAATTGGCGGGCCTCTGGCGGGATATTCAGGGCGGGGGAGACGGCAGCCGGTAA
- a CDS encoding Spy/CpxP family protein refolding chaperone → MSIHWRGTRSWFVLSALLAGLILVLFTNAGWTGPRGHRMQGEGLCESAGRGLMRLESLTDEQRDKIAALKASSEKERIQIQSEIETLKVDLQMLMREDKPNRSRVEDLAQRIAGFRGKLQAGRLMHRLDIREILTPAQREELKKMNQQGRQHRSMRHPGGKKDFGGHRRGWSSPPSFQPQDSGTPESEF, encoded by the coding sequence ATGTCTATTCATTGGAGAGGGACAAGATCATGGTTTGTGCTATCCGCCCTTCTGGCAGGACTCATCTTGGTTTTATTTACAAATGCCGGATGGACCGGCCCGCGTGGGCATAGAATGCAAGGCGAAGGCCTGTGTGAATCTGCCGGCCGAGGGCTCATGCGACTGGAAAGTCTTACCGATGAGCAGCGGGACAAGATCGCCGCGCTCAAGGCAAGCTCGGAGAAAGAAAGAATCCAGATTCAATCTGAAATCGAAACGTTAAAGGTTGATTTGCAGATGCTCATGCGCGAAGACAAGCCCAACAGGAGCCGGGTGGAGGACTTGGCCCAGCGGATCGCCGGATTCCGTGGAAAGCTGCAGGCCGGGCGCTTGATGCACCGGCTCGATATACGGGAGATCCTGACACCGGCGCAGCGCGAAGAGCTGAAAAAAATGAATCAGCAAGGCCGGCAGCACCGATCGATGCGTCACCCAGGGGGGAAGAAAGACTTTGGAGGCCATCGCAGAGGGTGGTCTTCGCCCCCGTCTTTCCAACCGCAGGATTCGGGGACTCCAGAATCGGAGTTCTAG
- a CDS encoding HEAT repeat domain-containing protein yields the protein MEKILSVIDTADIDQIMVALQIGTERPEEFSYEQRNVAFVRIIERFRTPTQRAELWKMIRFCAARPEIIARQMACAILDNYWKDKKTEAERILLNLARDEDWEVREYASATIARIVRSNFKAVYPYLLRWAESDDPSVRRQVMVAIVAISDQEHPEWAKPLLDLVETNLKNRDPYVRRNLGPFALGEGLLRNYPEDTLEAMSTWTNLDDEMVRWNIGMGLTVSHVGDYWEAALIILKSFGTDKRRMVWQAVSMALQNLLHLHPDVVEPRLNGWMKEEPGLRVAVSTALAAYRSMN from the coding sequence ATGGAAAAGATTCTTTCGGTCATTGATACCGCGGATATCGATCAGATCATGGTGGCCCTGCAAATTGGGACCGAGAGACCTGAGGAGTTTTCATACGAGCAGCGGAATGTTGCCTTTGTCCGAATCATTGAGCGCTTCAGGACCCCGACACAGCGCGCCGAGCTCTGGAAAATGATCCGGTTCTGTGCGGCCCGGCCGGAAATTATCGCCCGACAAATGGCCTGTGCGATTCTGGATAATTATTGGAAGGATAAAAAGACCGAAGCGGAACGCATTCTCCTGAATCTCGCGAGGGATGAAGATTGGGAAGTGAGGGAATACGCGTCGGCGACGATCGCCCGCATCGTAAGGAGCAACTTCAAAGCCGTCTATCCCTACCTGCTGCGATGGGCGGAGAGTGATGACCCCTCGGTTCGCCGTCAGGTCATGGTGGCGATTGTCGCCATCAGCGACCAAGAGCACCCTGAATGGGCGAAGCCGCTCCTGGATCTTGTGGAGACGAATCTGAAGAATCGCGATCCGTATGTTCGGAGAAACCTTGGTCCCTTCGCATTGGGTGAAGGGTTATTGCGAAACTATCCGGAAGACACACTAGAGGCGATGTCGACCTGGACGAATCTCGACGACGAGATGGTTCGTTGGAATATTGGGATGGGGCTGACCGTGTCTCATGTAGGAGATTATTGGGAAGCAGCACTTATCATCCTGAAGTCATTTGGAACGGATAAGCGCAGGATGGTTTGGCAGGCCGTATCGATGGCTTTGCAGAATCTACTCCACCTGCATCCCGATGTGGTTGAACCCCGATTGAATGGTTGGATGAAAGAAGAGCCGGGTCTTAGAGTCGCCGTATCGACGGCACTGGCCGCCTATCGATCGATGAATTGA
- a CDS encoding periplasmic heavy metal sensor: MKRGFMILFIISLSLNAGFLGAAVYQKVFAGCASDDTFVYPPTDRGVIGTGETGSREQPDKRHGPASRWTKKRLNVLSRRLELDSAQKSALQASLAELESAALPAAGALRAERRELRKLMNQPGANAAEIRRLIHRVSQLQSRVDSLAAEGMLREMMVLRPEQRMKYEEAFRGRRHGHQTQGLSSP; encoded by the coding sequence ATGAAACGCGGCTTCATGATCCTCTTTATCATTTCTTTATCGTTAAATGCCGGATTCCTCGGCGCGGCTGTTTATCAAAAGGTTTTTGCCGGATGCGCCTCTGATGACACCTTCGTCTATCCACCCACCGACCGCGGCGTGATTGGCACCGGCGAGACCGGAAGCCGCGAACAACCTGATAAGCGCCACGGCCCTGCATCCAGGTGGACCAAGAAACGATTGAATGTGCTTTCTCGTCGATTAGAGCTGGATTCTGCTCAGAAATCAGCTCTGCAAGCCTCTTTGGCCGAGTTGGAATCGGCTGCGCTTCCGGCGGCGGGCGCGCTCCGGGCGGAAAGAAGAGAGCTGAGAAAATTAATGAATCAACCCGGCGCGAACGCAGCGGAAATCCGGCGTCTCATTCACCGGGTATCACAATTACAAAGCCGGGTCGACAGTCTTGCAGCCGAGGGAATGCTCCGGGAGATGATGGTTTTACGTCCGGAGCAGCGAATGAAGTATGAAGAAGCCTTCCGGGGGCGGAGGCACGGACACCAAACGCAGGGGCTCAGTAGCCCGTGA
- a CDS encoding FAD-binding oxidoreductase has product MTGRWNKEPSILEGYREDESGLVGNPDALARPASEQDVVEIVKECRADRHALTPIGLQSSTTGSSVAFEGALLSTEKMDRLLDIDPFKMTATAQPGINLLAFKKEIAAAGLFYPPDPTSEPDCCLGGSVATNASGARTYLYGPTRNWIRRLKVVLGTGAPISVQAVRASKNTTGYFGFQNPVDPFIGSEGTLGIITEITVALLAAPEAYYGAMALFPTLESAIRFVLHADAEPALTPRCLELFDRASLDLIKPLAERFTIPPDAGAAIYFEVEVGKGEKAALSSLEIWLEHLESSHALAPDTIIALTIEQQEELRRLRHCIPETLNEKSRACRSAGGRKVSSDWAVPLNNVYEFVMQASEIVERTFGGEYYRYGHIGNGHPHFNLIARDDEELRRAETATHDICRRVVERAGAVTAEHGVGKLKRPFAAYQFPPPIFEAMKAVKRTFDPDMILAPGNIFPSAAERI; this is encoded by the coding sequence ATGACCGGACGATGGAACAAGGAACCCTCCATCCTCGAGGGCTACAGGGAGGATGAGTCGGGATTGGTAGGAAACCCCGATGCGCTGGCCCGCCCCGCTTCCGAACAGGATGTGGTGGAAATCGTGAAGGAATGCCGGGCCGATCGACACGCGCTGACACCGATCGGTCTTCAATCCAGTACAACCGGCAGCAGCGTCGCCTTTGAGGGAGCGCTGCTCTCAACGGAAAAGATGGATCGCCTGCTGGACATCGATCCATTCAAAATGACGGCCACGGCGCAACCCGGCATTAATCTCCTGGCTTTTAAAAAAGAGATCGCCGCCGCCGGGCTTTTTTATCCGCCGGATCCCACCAGTGAGCCGGATTGTTGCCTGGGCGGCTCGGTGGCGACCAATGCCAGCGGCGCCCGAACCTATCTTTATGGCCCGACGCGGAATTGGATCCGCCGCCTGAAAGTGGTTCTGGGAACCGGCGCGCCCATTTCCGTCCAGGCGGTTCGCGCTTCAAAAAATACAACGGGGTATTTTGGGTTTCAGAACCCCGTCGATCCCTTTATCGGCAGCGAAGGGACCTTGGGCATCATCACGGAGATCACCGTTGCCCTCCTGGCCGCGCCGGAGGCCTATTACGGCGCGATGGCCCTCTTTCCAACGCTGGAGAGCGCCATTCGATTTGTTTTGCACGCGGATGCTGAACCGGCTTTAACACCCCGCTGCCTCGAGCTTTTCGATCGGGCCTCATTAGATCTAATAAAACCCCTCGCTGAGCGGTTCACCATTCCACCCGATGCCGGGGCCGCGATTTATTTTGAGGTCGAAGTTGGAAAGGGCGAGAAGGCCGCGCTGTCCAGTCTTGAGATTTGGCTGGAGCATCTCGAATCGTCCCATGCGCTGGCCCCCGACACGATTATTGCCTTAACAATTGAGCAGCAGGAAGAATTGCGCCGGCTCCGCCACTGCATCCCCGAGACGCTCAACGAAAAATCCCGGGCCTGCCGGAGCGCGGGCGGAAGAAAGGTATCATCGGATTGGGCCGTCCCGCTAAATAATGTCTACGAATTCGTGATGCAGGCAAGTGAAATTGTAGAAAGGACATTCGGTGGAGAATACTACCGGTACGGCCACATCGGCAACGGGCATCCTCATTTCAATCTTATCGCCCGCGATGATGAAGAATTAAGAAGAGCGGAGACGGCGACGCATGACATCTGCCGGCGGGTCGTGGAGAGGGCCGGTGCGGTAACGGCCGAACATGGTGTGGGAAAGTTAAAGCGGCCGTTTGCCGCCTACCAATTCCCTCCCCCTATTTTTGAGGCGATGAAGGCGGTCAAGCGAACCTTCGATCCCGATATGATCCTCGCGCCCGGAAACATCTTCCCTTCCGCGGCGGAACGAATCTAG